The proteins below are encoded in one region of Nilaparvata lugens isolate BPH chromosome X, ASM1435652v1, whole genome shotgun sequence:
- the LOC120354904 gene encoding uncharacterized protein LOC120354904 translates to MEAALIAEGFSLSEEMYGVRYNRLIADGDSSVYKTLLDRRPYKNTTILKIECRNHLLRNYCNKIREIALTSDKGHSPITLRKKIGDRLLRLRYGVTRAVIYHQKNPNKIERIEMLKEDILNGPNHVFGDHGNCKNYFCSGTDLRNLPNLVPSLEAVGLFQRVKNAARFLSLHASSLLEDVDSNYVEHYNHAVAKFVGGKRINFTSRGSYQARCEGAVVQHNTGMVLYNLHKTMCNSSSPGRFYKSVQVKRRKKIEQDRRRRNISSRKSLFSTAIQKTTVDHDYGPNAQRPDISEKELVIEKNRFLASLVLSEESRHQLERRTVLQHHSAEWLEERRKRITASNFGRISKRRPNTGCENVVRELLYGGGKNCSAMEYGRMNEEAALKKVSEIAGQKILKCGLFIDADFPFLAASPDGLLEDGHGIVEVKCPQTIKDLLPREAAKLKILKFCKIEDTNIELNTNHNYYYQIQGQLHITKRQYCLFCIWSPKGTEVVTVYKDEQFWSSKILEQVKKFYMDCVLPELVDPRHTLSMPIRNPDWIIEAQEARKKK, encoded by the coding sequence ATGGAGGCTGCACTTATTGCTGAGGGATTTTCATTGAGTGAAGAAATGTATGGGGTACGATACAATCGGCTTATTGCTGACGGTGATAGTAGTGTCTATAAAACGTTGCTTGATCGGAGGCCCTATAAGAATACTACTATACTTAAAATTGAGTGTAGAAACCATCTTTTACGAAACTACTGCAATAAAATCAGAGAGATTGCTCTGACAAGCGATAAAGGACATAGCCCTATTACGTTACGCAAGAAGATAGGTGACAGGCTACTAAGACTAAGATACGGAGTTACAAGAGCAGTGATATACCATCAGAAAAATCCTAACAAAATTGAAAGGATCGAAATGTTGAAAGAGGACATTTTGAATGGACCGAATCACGTTTTTGGGGACCATGGAAactgcaaaaattatttttgcagTGGTACAGACCTACGCAACTTACCAAATTTAGTGCCTAGTCTAGAAGCAGTTGGGCTTTTTCAGCGAGTCAAAAATGCTGCTCGTTTTTTGAGTCTACATGCCTCTAGTTTACTTGAAGATGTCGACAGCAACTACGTGGAGCACTACAACCACGCAGTTGCTAAATTTGTCGGTGGAAAGAGAATAAATTTCACATCTCGCGGAAGCTACCAGGCAAGGTGTGAGGGAGCTGTTGTTCAGCACAATACGGGAATGGTCCTGTACAACTTGCATAAAACTATGTGCAATTCTTCAAGTCCTGGAAGATTCTATAAGTCAGTCCAGGTTAAACGTAGAAAAAAGATAGAACAggacagaagaaggagaaatataTCATCAAGAAAATCACTTTTCTCTACAGCCATCCAAAAAACAACAGTTGACCATGATTACGGACCGAATGCTCAACGCCCTGACATCAGTGAAAAAGAACTTGTCATTGAGAAAAATAGGTTTTTAGCCTCACTGGTGTTATCAGAAGAGAGCCGTCACCAGTTGGAAAGGAGGACTGTCCTGCAGCATCACTCCGCTGAATGGCTTGAAGAGAGACGGAAAAGGATTACTGCATCAAATTTTGGACGAATAAGCAAGAGAAGGCCAAATACCGGATGTGAAAATGTAGTTCGCGAACTATTGTATGGGGGCGGTAAAAATTGTTCAGCAATGGAGTATGGGAGGATGAACGAGGAGGCTGCTCTAAAAAAAGTTAGTGAGATAGCTggacaaaaaattttgaaatgtggGCTATTCATTGATGCCGATTTTCCATTTCTGGCAGCATCGCCGGATGGATTATTAGAAGATGGGCATGGTATTGTGGAGGTCAAATGCCCTCAGACAATAAAGGACCTACTCCCAAGGGAAGCagcaaagttgaaaatattgaaattttgcaaaattgaagATACAAATATCGAATTGAACACAAACCATAACTACTACTATCAAATACAGGGACAACTCCACATTACGAAACGTCAGTACTGCTTATTTTGTATATGGTCGCCAAAGGGGACAGAAGTTGTTACTGTATACAAAGATGAGCAGTTCTGGAGTTCGAAGATTCTTGAACAAGTGAAAAAATTTTATATGGACTGTGTATTGCCGGAGCTTGTTGATCCTCGACACACGCTTTCAATGCCAATTCGAAATCCAGATTGGATTATTGAGGCGCAAGAAGCACGTAAGAAGAAATAA